In a single window of the Vicia villosa cultivar HV-30 ecotype Madison, WI unplaced genomic scaffold, Vvil1.0 ctg.005345F_1_1, whole genome shotgun sequence genome:
- the LOC131642577 gene encoding uncharacterized protein LOC131642577 isoform X2, giving the protein MMKISGDSHRQLPHFTASIAPSHSPDSDLRPYWKTSRKKFKTPGNRVRRSGSSTGRRSRPESPSLKLKIPNGGVGGGGDPVEEVCRKREKMQGAVSARKLAAGLWRMQLPEVEATGDCGTRGGLRLQNGIGYADHPYLSNQNGVMHGSGMKNPSQRRRSIPETKDGHFCELDPSFQFSSAAMEGMTKWDPVSLETSDEGQHIYSQMKLIDQKDSTVSALEAELEQAHVRIQELETERHSSKKKLEHFLKKVSEERASWRSKEHEKICAYVDDIKSDLNRERKSRQRIEIVNSRLVNELADAKLLAKRCMQDYEKERKARELIEEVCDELAKEIGEDKAEVEALKRESMTIREEMEEERRMLQMAEVWREERVHMKLIDAKVALDEKYSQMNELVAYLETFLKSVNINSNAKEIREAQSLQQATAAVNIQDIKGFSYEPSNPDDIFAIFEDVNSGEPNERDTESCIAYSPVSHASKIHTVSPEANLISKNGLQRRSDIYIDNNCDIEEDESGWETASHVEDQGSSCSPEGSAPSVTKKGRKSNASGISVIEWEGNAGEETPLTEISEVCSVPTKPSKRISSIARLWRSGLTNEDNFKIISMEGMNGRLSNGKVSNGGVMSPEWGLDKSGLSPQDIICQLSSPESGSVHNRGMKGCIPRTGPKGSLKSRLMEARMESNKVQLRHVLKQKI; this is encoded by the exons ATGATGAAGATCTCCGGCGACTCTCACCGACAGCTACCGCATTTCACGGCGAGCATTGCTCCCAGCCACTCTCCCGATTCAGATCTTCGACCTTATTGGAAAACCTCACGTAAGAAGTTTAAGACGCCGGGGAATCGTGTGAGGAGAAGCGGTTCGTCGACGGGGAGACGGAGCAGGCCTGAATCTCCTTCGTTGAAGTTGAAGATCCCTAATGGTGGTGTCGGTGGTGGCGGTGATCCAGTGGAGGAGGTTTGTCGGAAAAGGGAGAAGATGCAGGGGGCTGTGTCGGCGAGGAAGCTTGCTGCTGGACTTTGGCGGATGCAGTTGCCGGAAGTGGAGGCGACCGGTGATTGTGGAACTCGAGGTGGTTTGAGACTTCAG AATGGAATTGGCTATGCAGACCACCCATATCTTAGTAATCAAAATGGTGTTATGCATGGATCTGGCATGAAGAATCCATCACAAAGGCGCCGTTCCATTCCTGAGACAAAAGATGGACATTTTTGTGAG CTCGACCCTTCTTTCCAGTTTTCTTCAGCTGCAATGGAGGGAATGACAAAGTGGGATCCTGTTAGTTTAGAAACATCAGATGAGGGGCAGCATATTTACAGCCAGATGAAACTTATAGACCAAAAGGATAGCACTGTTTCTGCACTTGAAGCAGAATTAGAGCAGGCACATGTGCGGATTCAGGAGCTTGAGACTGAGCGTCATTCCTCCAAAAAGAAACTTGAGCATTTCTTAAAGAAAGTCAGTGAAGAAAGGGCCTCATGGAGAAGCAAAGAGCATGAGAAAATCTGtgcatatgttgatgatattaaatCAGATTTGAACCGAGAAAGGAAAAGTCGCCAAAGGATTGAAATTGTCAATTCCAGGCTGGTTAATGAGTTGGCTGATGCTAAGTTGTTAGCAAAACGTTGCATGCAGGACTATGAGAAAGAAAGGAAGGCCAGAGAATTGATCGAGGAAGTTTGTGACGAGCTTGCTAAGGAAATTGGAGAAGACAAGGCTGAAGTTGAAGCATTAAAGAGAGAATCTATGACAATTAGGGAAGAAATGGAGGAGGAGAGAAGGATGTTACAGATGGCTGAAGTGTGGCGCGAAGAACGTGTTCATATGAAATTGATAGATGCAAAAGTTGCTCTTGACGAAAAGTATTCACAGATGAATGAACTTGTAGCATATCTTGAAACCTTTCTCAAGTCAGTTAATATAAACTCAAATGCTAAGGAGATCAGAGAGGCACAATCACTTCAACAGGCTACAGCTGCTGTGAACATCCAAGACATCAAGGGATTTTCATATGAGCCATCCAATCCAGACGATATATTTGCCATTTTCGAAGATGTAAATTCTGGTGAACCCAACGAGAGAGACACCGAGTCATGCATTGCTTACTCTCCGGTGAGTCATGCTTCAAAGATTCACACGGTTAGTCCTGAAGCCAACTTGATAAGTAAGAATGGTCTTCAGAGACGTTCTGACATATATATTGATAACAACTGTGATatagaagaagatgaaagtggatgGGAAACGGCGAGCCATGTTGAAGATCAAGGATCAAGTTGTTCACCCGAAGGGAGTGCCCCTTCGGTGACTAAGAAAGGTCGAAAGAGCAATGCCTCGGGGATAAGTGTGATAGAATGGGAAGGAAATGCAGGTGAGGAGACCCCATTAACTGAAATAAGTGAAGTCTGTTCAGTTCCAACTAAGCCATCAAAGAGGATATCATCCATAGCAAGGCTTTGGAGGTCAGGACTGACAAACGAGGACAATTTTAAGATTATCTCTATGGAGGGAATGAACGGGAGGCTTTCAAATGGAAAGGTATCTAATGGGGGAGTCATGTCTCCTGAATGGGGACTTGATAAAAGTGGACTAAGCCCCCAAGACATTATATGCCAATTAAGTTCTCCTGAGTCAGGAAGCGTGCATAATCGAGGCATGAAAGGCTGCATTCCGCGTACTGGACCAAAGGGTAGTTTGAAGTCAAGACTAATGGAAGCTAGGATGGAAAGCAACAAGGTTCAGCTGCGCCATGTTCTGAAACAGAAGATTTAG
- the LOC131642577 gene encoding uncharacterized protein LOC131642577 isoform X1 — MMKISGDSHRQLPHFTASIAPSHSPDSDLRPYWKTSRKKFKTPGNRVRRSGSSTGRRSRPESPSLKLKIPNGGVGGGGDPVEEVCRKREKMQGAVSARKLAAGLWRMQLPEVEATGDCGTRGGLRLQQNGIGYADHPYLSNQNGVMHGSGMKNPSQRRRSIPETKDGHFCELDPSFQFSSAAMEGMTKWDPVSLETSDEGQHIYSQMKLIDQKDSTVSALEAELEQAHVRIQELETERHSSKKKLEHFLKKVSEERASWRSKEHEKICAYVDDIKSDLNRERKSRQRIEIVNSRLVNELADAKLLAKRCMQDYEKERKARELIEEVCDELAKEIGEDKAEVEALKRESMTIREEMEEERRMLQMAEVWREERVHMKLIDAKVALDEKYSQMNELVAYLETFLKSVNINSNAKEIREAQSLQQATAAVNIQDIKGFSYEPSNPDDIFAIFEDVNSGEPNERDTESCIAYSPVSHASKIHTVSPEANLISKNGLQRRSDIYIDNNCDIEEDESGWETASHVEDQGSSCSPEGSAPSVTKKGRKSNASGISVIEWEGNAGEETPLTEISEVCSVPTKPSKRISSIARLWRSGLTNEDNFKIISMEGMNGRLSNGKVSNGGVMSPEWGLDKSGLSPQDIICQLSSPESGSVHNRGMKGCIPRTGPKGSLKSRLMEARMESNKVQLRHVLKQKI; from the exons ATGATGAAGATCTCCGGCGACTCTCACCGACAGCTACCGCATTTCACGGCGAGCATTGCTCCCAGCCACTCTCCCGATTCAGATCTTCGACCTTATTGGAAAACCTCACGTAAGAAGTTTAAGACGCCGGGGAATCGTGTGAGGAGAAGCGGTTCGTCGACGGGGAGACGGAGCAGGCCTGAATCTCCTTCGTTGAAGTTGAAGATCCCTAATGGTGGTGTCGGTGGTGGCGGTGATCCAGTGGAGGAGGTTTGTCGGAAAAGGGAGAAGATGCAGGGGGCTGTGTCGGCGAGGAAGCTTGCTGCTGGACTTTGGCGGATGCAGTTGCCGGAAGTGGAGGCGACCGGTGATTGTGGAACTCGAGGTGGTTTGAGACTTCAG CAGAATGGAATTGGCTATGCAGACCACCCATATCTTAGTAATCAAAATGGTGTTATGCATGGATCTGGCATGAAGAATCCATCACAAAGGCGCCGTTCCATTCCTGAGACAAAAGATGGACATTTTTGTGAG CTCGACCCTTCTTTCCAGTTTTCTTCAGCTGCAATGGAGGGAATGACAAAGTGGGATCCTGTTAGTTTAGAAACATCAGATGAGGGGCAGCATATTTACAGCCAGATGAAACTTATAGACCAAAAGGATAGCACTGTTTCTGCACTTGAAGCAGAATTAGAGCAGGCACATGTGCGGATTCAGGAGCTTGAGACTGAGCGTCATTCCTCCAAAAAGAAACTTGAGCATTTCTTAAAGAAAGTCAGTGAAGAAAGGGCCTCATGGAGAAGCAAAGAGCATGAGAAAATCTGtgcatatgttgatgatattaaatCAGATTTGAACCGAGAAAGGAAAAGTCGCCAAAGGATTGAAATTGTCAATTCCAGGCTGGTTAATGAGTTGGCTGATGCTAAGTTGTTAGCAAAACGTTGCATGCAGGACTATGAGAAAGAAAGGAAGGCCAGAGAATTGATCGAGGAAGTTTGTGACGAGCTTGCTAAGGAAATTGGAGAAGACAAGGCTGAAGTTGAAGCATTAAAGAGAGAATCTATGACAATTAGGGAAGAAATGGAGGAGGAGAGAAGGATGTTACAGATGGCTGAAGTGTGGCGCGAAGAACGTGTTCATATGAAATTGATAGATGCAAAAGTTGCTCTTGACGAAAAGTATTCACAGATGAATGAACTTGTAGCATATCTTGAAACCTTTCTCAAGTCAGTTAATATAAACTCAAATGCTAAGGAGATCAGAGAGGCACAATCACTTCAACAGGCTACAGCTGCTGTGAACATCCAAGACATCAAGGGATTTTCATATGAGCCATCCAATCCAGACGATATATTTGCCATTTTCGAAGATGTAAATTCTGGTGAACCCAACGAGAGAGACACCGAGTCATGCATTGCTTACTCTCCGGTGAGTCATGCTTCAAAGATTCACACGGTTAGTCCTGAAGCCAACTTGATAAGTAAGAATGGTCTTCAGAGACGTTCTGACATATATATTGATAACAACTGTGATatagaagaagatgaaagtggatgGGAAACGGCGAGCCATGTTGAAGATCAAGGATCAAGTTGTTCACCCGAAGGGAGTGCCCCTTCGGTGACTAAGAAAGGTCGAAAGAGCAATGCCTCGGGGATAAGTGTGATAGAATGGGAAGGAAATGCAGGTGAGGAGACCCCATTAACTGAAATAAGTGAAGTCTGTTCAGTTCCAACTAAGCCATCAAAGAGGATATCATCCATAGCAAGGCTTTGGAGGTCAGGACTGACAAACGAGGACAATTTTAAGATTATCTCTATGGAGGGAATGAACGGGAGGCTTTCAAATGGAAAGGTATCTAATGGGGGAGTCATGTCTCCTGAATGGGGACTTGATAAAAGTGGACTAAGCCCCCAAGACATTATATGCCAATTAAGTTCTCCTGAGTCAGGAAGCGTGCATAATCGAGGCATGAAAGGCTGCATTCCGCGTACTGGACCAAAGGGTAGTTTGAAGTCAAGACTAATGGAAGCTAGGATGGAAAGCAACAAGGTTCAGCTGCGCCATGTTCTGAAACAGAAGATTTAG
- the LOC131642579 gene encoding protein MAIN-LIKE 1-like, with protein sequence MTGYTTISTGMQGAFVERWHKETSSFHLPVGEMTITLHDVQCLLHLPIRGPLLTHSKIQRVEAIEWMTLYLGMEEEVAHFECATTCGPHVRFTTLKIYFEFHLDAAAEAEQEDNDLFTQYHRDCALRCWYMHVVGAACFVDKSARYVDVTYLRYFMDLDTVHQWNWGAATLAYLYQKLNEASNWRTRQLVGSCTLLTSWIISYFSRIHGFHIDPEYVDPMPRAARYVLQRGNDAVGPYRLYLDRTMHDDVTWRLFADCNTVN encoded by the exons atgaccgggtacaccaccatcagcaccggcatgcagggggcatttgtggagcgctggcacaaggagacgtcatctttccacctgccggttggggagatgacgatcaccttgcatgacgtccagtgtcttctccacctgcctattagggggccgctgttgacccactccaagatccagagggtggaggccattgagtggatgacgctctatctgggcatggaggaggaggttgctcactttgagtgcgccacgacttgtgggcctcatgtccggttcactacactgaagatctattttgagttccacctggacgcggcggccgaggccgagcaggaggataacgacctgttcacacagtatcaccgcgactgcgctctccggtgctggtacatgcatgtggtaggcgctgcatgctttgtggacaagagcgccaggtacgtcgacgtgacctacctccgctatttcatggacctggataccgttcaccagtggaactggggggcagctactctggcatatctctaccagaagctgaatgaggcctccaactggaggacgaggcagctggtcggatcctgcactctgcttacg agctggatcatctcctacttctcccgcatccacggcttccacatcgatcctgagtATGTGGaccccatgcccagggccgccagatacgttctccagagggggaacgatgcggtgggaccataccgcctgtacctggaccgcacgatgcacgacgacgtcacctggaggctgTTCGccgactgtaatacggtgaactga